CTGATAAAAGAAAAACCTAATATGCAATCTCTTACATTAAATACGACCGATGGTGAAAGAGTCGGAATGCACACAATGATATTGCCTCTTTATACACTTTACAAAGTGCTATATATTTGATGATAATTGTTATAACTTGGTAAATATCGGCCAAAGTCATCCTTGCGTCGGCTACACATGTGTATATGCTATCAAAAAGATATTTACTAGGATACAGACAACACACAGTTTTATAATGATTAAAACTGAACTATTGCACTGTAGCAAAACTACAAAACATAAACACAGTTCATGCGGTTGTTATGATACAAacaagtggaaaaccacaggtcgcccaacacgacataaacggcaatgttgcaggctcggtttgattgagcctgttcatggaccgtagtggaaatgcaagctataGTCCACACCCACCCGCTAGCCCCGGGTTGAccagaactcaacattaacatATGGTATAAGtactagaatataatttagagacatccgcagatgtattatatcatatatacatgCACACACCCAAACACTCTTCAGAAGTGTCGTTATCTGTTGCTATCGAAGTAAAACCAGGAGGACAAGTGCCACATCTGTATGTTCTACCAATTACCCGTCTTTCTTCGGCCGGTATGTTTGTACAGTTTCTTCCTAATGAACAAGGGTTTGTGGAACATGCTTCAAATTCATTTTCACAGTCTAGTCCTGAAATGATGAAACAAATATGTAACTGTAACTTACTCTGGATAAACAGCAGTAATGTATGGTGACTACAATGAAAGCAATGCAGTTCTTAACCAAACCTAGTTACATTAAACAGAGATAATACTTGGAAGGAAATGAAgcatatatacttttatttatgaGAAATAGAATACAGAATCTAGTTTGCTAATCTATTTGTTTCGAAACAAAATAAACATCTTAAGTCATGTTAATGTTACCTCCGTACTCAGGGTCACATATACAGGTGGCGTATTTAAAATACTCCGTTTCTCTGGGGTCTTCCCTCGGAATGGCAGAGCAGCGACCGTGTCCATTACAACCAGTACACAGAAGGATGCTTATGATAAATGATGGAGACGAACGACCATTTATATTTCTCGCAGAAAAGCTGTATTAGATCCAAATCCATTATAGTGAACATTTTATCTTAGATGCTTTGTAACGTAAAATAATTCAAGTAGGCGAATCTCATTTTACATacatgtgtagttaactgcattaAAGTCCAAAacctttaaaaatgataaaaggacCATTTTCTGATCTTTTAAGTCGACAAGATGATCCTTGGTGAATTATTTGGGAAGACCTGAGACAACTCCGCTGCTTATAAAGTTTTTTATCGTAGGGTTCTGTGACTaggtattttatctttttaacgTTATGCATGAAAAAGCATACATAATTACTAAAGATAGGTTTTAGTAGAGTATCAAATAGGTCAACAATCAATGGTTTGAAGGAAAAAACTAGGTAAAACTAAAATCGAAGAAAAGTCTTGAATGAATTATGACATTTTCATTAGCGAACTTTATTTACAAACAGACAATTTTTGTGAAAAGTTTATTTCCAttgaatttcacaaggtgaacttttttcaaaaagctTTTGTTTGAAAGACAACAATCGGTGCTGCCTATATATATGTGTGTCAAAGTATGAGACGAAAGTCTAGAAAAATGAGAAAgtcaaataaaacaatacatagtTAGATGCATGCTTGTTTTATCCTGTTTTGcagtattattgaaatgaaattgCATTGAAATGACATAGATAGGATTATGATGACAACAGGTGATAATTTTACAACATACGTTCTATAACAGGTTGTTTCCCATGAGTAAGTAAGAACGGTTTAGGGtaaatttcagtatttatatacCACAgctaaaatattgcttttatataaatAAGCCATTTATGAACAGTTACATACCGAAGATTTACAGGACTATCATCTTGCTGGAAATAAGTTACTGTTGACGATTCTTTATCATACTCGGCACTGGAATTGTTatctataaaatgtatattgtttccTTCTTCTAGTGTTACGCTACAAGTTACGTTTTGACCGATTGTAATATTGACCGTGTCGCATCCTGTTAAAGTTGGCACCGTTTCGTCTGAAATATTACGTTTATTTCAAATACGTCATAATTAAAATCACTGTCTAAAGTCACACTCTACAAACTATAGTAATGTAAAGTTATGgagaaaataattgtacatatgtCATGATTTCAAGATCATTTTAACTCGTTATAAAATTTTTAGAACAGAATTCACTAGTCAAAAATCATATAATCGTAGAATTATCTGTAATTCATTACATCAGTCTTTCTTTTTTGTCGTTTCTTTTCCcgcaacattttaataaaaaaacaaaacttgccCATGTGATTTCTAATAGACTCAGTGTGTCCTTTAATTCGATTTGAATTTTCTGCAATCTCCGGTTTTTCTGTGAAAACAAAATCGAAGATGCACTCAATGTTTCGAGAACCGTTGCAAGCATTCTGCGCCTCAAGCACTTTACTGGAGTCGACTTCATCCAAAAACCTTGGAACATAGGTCTCATTATGGTAATCAAAATGTGTGTGTCCTTCGTTGTAAATGAATGCAGAGTTGTTTGGATTTATTTTCcctgaaaatatttcaagaagaaaaaaatgtatttatgtattaGCTGCTGTGATCTGTGAAGGTGGCCTTACCTGTTAGACTTTTGTCCTTGATCTTATTCATGTctgaataaattttgaaaagGACTCTCGTATTCGTATGCGGAAGGTTTCTGTCAAAGAATTATTACATTGGAACAAGAGTTTCTCGCGATagttttaaacagaaaatgaagAACAGACATAGTGGCTAGCTCTAATTCTCATTACAATGATAGGTTACCACGTTTCAACGGCCACGTACATGTTTTTCCATAGGCAAAAATCTCTCGCTCGGATATATTTGCATTGAGGACAGTCCTATTTGGCATAATGAAGTCATTCTCTGGGTTTTCATCGTAGTTACCAAGGAGACCTGTTGTCATATTATGCCACTTCTTCGCTACTGTAGTTATGAGTGACAGCATTTCAACACTCACGGATATGTTTAGAGATATATctaaggaaaatgaaaacggtaATTATACGTTAATCATGTACGAATTTGATAGCAAGCTCTATTGAAATGATAAATCTGTTTCATTGCACAAAGGAAAGGAACTTATGCATGTGAGTGATAGTAAATCGAGTTACTAGTATTCTCAATCAAATAACAGCCTGTAcaatgttaattgataaaatataggggCATACTTTATATTCTTATTCACACCACACATATATTTTGAACTTTGTTTCACTATATTCTAGCTCATATACCTTATTCAAATTAACACCTCCATGCGAATACATTCAAGAACGGAATCTAGTAAAACTAGTGATCTAAAAACTTGCAGGTTATTTACGAATAGAAggtcaaataaaaatgttatgttttctaATATCTCTTCGTATGATGtcacatatttatatttatcttgcctcctacaagtttcttgcatttctattggtcaatagacgtcacgtggagacaggatatattccatatcctgctagtatatttcagatatgaattttgattaaaacaaaatggctgccacactgcagGCTTAATTAAATCAAGCCAGTTTATTTATTAGCTCCAgtgatagtatcgtttccgagagtaaatttagtgttttcttgccgatttcatgcTACTTAatttgaggctcatgaagtttgagaaaagttagccgtaaaagcggaataactctgtatggaatacacggacgttgaaatcttgttttggacGTTTAAtagttaaatcatcgtgaaataaaggaattgacatatttgttactcagcagtttgttttaggatcatttaatctacgtgcaagataaatgatttaacaggaaacgggacgaaagccgaagtatcaagacatttatgacatcCTGGTATCCGGTAACgttcgaagggatggaacaagaagttttttagtgtttctaatctaaaccagttcataacctgtgtaaatgagcttttgtgttttgtgatttaaccaaaacacaggccattgtgcattttatggctggtgtaaatcaactagtgatgaccaaacaaatgatttgtaggattccagtcagcactgtaagtagctttgttaatttacaaaatgtgttgattatagcatgtaagtaaagggtagtcggcaagataaaatcgttacactgcttgttggtgacaggacacgggatatacgctgtctcgaaaatccatatcagactCGAgtttcgctctcgcctgatatggatttcctcgacaacgtatatcccgtatcctgtcaccaacaagctgtgtaactaaTATTATTTTCGCAGAGACAAAAACACGTTTATGACGAGTCATTATAATGTTTTATCGTAATCATTGTGTTTTGTATGTCGCAATGAAACTGACCTAGAAGAAATGGATGGTTAAATGTAACTGAATAATATTCAGATTGTTCTCTAATAGGTGTGTAAATggataatgttaaatatttataataaaaagttaaaatacacAAAATCAGGGTAATGTATTCTTTATGATATCGCATATCTTTTTCGGTTAATTTAAATATCGCCGCCAATGTTAATTTGCAGTGAGCAATATTTTGCAAAAACGCCTAGTACTTCTAGAAGGAGTTCAAACTTAAACAAGAATTCAAATAAAAGATTGTTGTTACCGAAGTATTTACAGTGCTTGTCACTATTAAATCTAAAGATATTGTCTTCCAAGCATGAGCTTTGAGGGGAATTTTCCAATCGAAAACGGTCCGTTTCCATCGGAAAAGCACCTTTCCATGGGAACATTATTATTCCTGGGAAAAGTAAGGGAATGGGAATAtagttatttcttttttcagcTTAGATAAATAAACAATCGCAATTTGCATTTAGTTAAGAACTTTTCattgaatattttgtaaaataaaatgaagaaattaCGAAATTCAATTTTCCCTTGGGAAAAATTTCCCACGGAAATCTTATGATTCGGTGACAAAATAATACACCGTTAGGTATATGACATTTGAACATATCAACAGACGAAAGAAAACTTCTGTTATATTTGCTATTCTAAAGTTGTTCTTTTACAAGTAAAGTAAAGATCAAAAGTGTTTACCACTCAATGGGAAATGGACATTCAAAGCCCCATCCCTTTTAGATATGATAAGGTTGCCCTCGTCTGAAGTATAAGTCCACGGATGTTCAGTGTTTGTGTGATTCCTGAATTTGCTGGTTAGATCTAGGTAATTACCATACAGACTTATACCTTGAGTGAAAAATTCATAGTGTAAATTTTAACATGCTATGTTACAACAGTTGTAGTTTAAAGGAAGtaatgtaattcatttttaacagTTAACGGAACAAAATCAAAAGTATGTTGCATTATTgggtttatcattattttatcattttttataatgACAGTTGCTAGTAATACTgaaaagtttatatatatattagataatCAATTACCATTTTGTGCATTGTTTAATTCCACGTGAACAGAAGCATTTGACGAATCCTTTGCTGCAAATGCACAAAAAACAGTTGCATACGACAATTCCCCGTTTTTCTTTTTAGCGCGCTCAGTTCTTGCTTGAAGTTCAAATGTAACATTGTCAGTGTCTAATTGTAGAAGGGTATACTCTCCCAGACCATTAAAGGTAAAATTCATTCCATCTAGAGTCCGAAAGTGCGGATCTCCCCAAAAGGCTCCTTGAAAAGGACAGATATATTGATACGTTAGACTTTTAAACTCAGTATAGCACCATGACGAATGTGTTGTAATACTTTTCCTTTGAAAATGTATACTTGTACTACTCATTAataccaatttttatttttaaagcaccGAATATAAATGGTTATAAGCAACTTTCATCCCTGATCATGCTGATGGTTTATTTTTCCTTTCAGAATGATTTCAAAGTATGATGCAAAATGATATGGATATAATATTCATCcctaatatattatatatttcttaaatattaatatatataaatgtatggatatatatatataatatattatatataatatatatatatattatatatatatatatatatatatatatatatatatatatatatatatatatatatataatatatatatatatatatataagtgacgGTTTACAAAACACAAGTATAAGAAATGGAATAAATGTAAACCAAAGTCATATGATGATTGTTTGTAGCAAGCTCCAGTCGGGTGTAACTCGTAGTAAAGGTCACAATATTTTGAAAGTTCGCAGCATTTTTGTTTTGGAATAACATCATGTTCAAAATGTTCTGGCAAAAACTTCTGTGGATGATAGCGATAAAATCCACCAGCAACAGGGCGATGTGATATCCAGGACCAGGTAGATAAATCATAGCAACATGACTGGAATTAAACGTAATATTACAGACCTAAAGAATTATTAAATTGATTGTAATtatattcaaaaattatttcatgaattatactagttttcattttttcattacagAGCGTTACGAACACAACAAATTTGTATAACATATTGTTATATAAATAGTTTTACCAACCTTTCCGTAAGGCTGATACATTTGACCGGGAAACATGTCGACACAAGTGTAAGGGTTTTTGCTCTGTCGCTGTATATTCCAAAACCAGGGATCATATCGAGAAAGCCATATATCACATGGACATTGTGGCAGTCGGCTTGCTATAATCCTCGTGCTTTCCTTTTCTTTCCGGTTTTTATTGTACCACTTGATACAATCAACGGCAAAATTAGGATTACTTTCACCGTCTTTTGTCAAATGCTTGAAAACCAATCCCGCAACGCCTGTGTTATGAATGATTATCTtttacaaacattattttaaaagaaaattcaaaacaaataaataaatattaatatgagCCTATCTGGTATTTACCCTTTAAGCTTGTTAAATAACTGATGATCGTGGAGTCCTTTAGACTTAGCTGTTATGAAAATTTATGAAGTTTAATCTAAATCAATCAATATTCTCATTCATTAATGTCCAGAAATCCACGAATTCTCAATCCCTACAGAAAAACTATTTTGGAAGAAACAGATAGAGTTTCAGAGTTTCATGTTCACTGAATTAAATCATTTTGCATTATACTATAAAGTCAATGATTTTTCTTGATAAACGAAACACCTAAAAGAAACTTAATTCATGCCCGAAAGAAGTAGGAACATAAAGGTACATGTACCATCGAATGACCCAGGAATACTTTGTTTCAATACATCAAGCGAAAGAATTTGCTCGGAGAACGAAAACGGGTGGGTGTACAACTGCAAACTATTTATAGTATATCCGACCCAGATATGTGGTGAACCTCCTTTGTATCTCCACTGCATGAGACCTTGTCCGTAAATAAACAATGTGAATGTTGACGAGCCATCTGATGCAAGCACCGCTTGAAAGGTGGATGTCTGAAACATTTGCCAACAGGTCTGACTTAAGTGTATGTTTGTTATTTATGGATCATTACATTATTCTGATTTCTTCATCAATGTGATCTACTGTCATTTCACGGAAAGAGTGAAATGTGTTTGAATGtaactttgaaaacatttattatacgagTAAATTGAATAGCTAACCTTATCTTTGTCATACTCTATGCCTAAGGGTTTCATAGAATCCCATGTTGCCAACAGAACGAAACTTGTTTCAAATGATTTGACAGCTCCCATTTTCCTTATCGTGTGTTCTATTTTCTTAATCAACTTTTTATCAGcttcaagttttgaaaataatatgtgTATGTCATACGTCCTGTAATAAACATTTCCTGACAATATGTCAATCGGTGCATAAAAATGGCGCCACTATAGATCTGTTTCCGAAATCCGATAAACTATTTCTGTCCTTAGGTGGAGTTGGGTTTTCATATCTTTTGCCAAAACTTATGAGTCCATTTGAACATACCTGCAAAAGACAATTTGAATGACGACAATCTTTATAATTAAAATTATCTGAACACGTGTAACACATGTAAATATAActtaaaacttataaaaacacaGTTTATGTGATTCAATGTAACAATCTTAAGATAATAGACAGGACACGTGTAGCATGAACTTAAGTGTAGCTCCTCATGCATGTTATTATAAATAGGTATCCCTGGAGTAAATGTTATTTTGGGTACAATCTTAcgattaaggggacgcatactttgaaattagaaaaaaagtgggtggggtatgataaaatttacctgcaaaaaagtacaaggttttggtacatgaaatggatactgtttcaactattataagtacacaaatgattgctcactaaaataaaactgagaaaactgaaagaagaaagttattgttgaattacataagacttattgtgtacattcaaagtcaacaattaagactttttggtgcgaaaataatagtgcttcaccttgtccaaacatttatcaatgtcctacagattctaatttaaagaaagaatgtgaaatatggtcactgtcttgcttttcatttcgcatatgtaagctaaaacacattatttcgtttgtttacaaagtagtgcataagaaaagaacggtggtcaaggaatgccacattccaaaactaaaagagtatattccccttaatacattaaacatttatcgttacagaagtctagtggcttacaataagggcctagaaatgttgccattattaatttttaacttggtattcatgaactacaatgcacttaaatatcaaaacacattcaacaaacttttgaaaatgtattgtcttaaaaatccctaaaataaggtatgaaatttggttgagaggtccaatcaatgtgtatatgtgcaaaagtaacattctaatcttgttcacaaaagttactaatacacagcaggcacgtcaatgatcaaaactggacgaatatacagttatcctcactttaatgtcatttataatttgtccttgaattctccaccatacttttcataactctgtttgcacgagttgcacgagaatgctgtcattcacgtaaaaaatggggtcaaataagttgtaaatgcaatatcatctaaacgtaattaatggattatgctgttcaagataaactttatctcataacgtaacgaacatgtataatgttgtaacaacaactttacttacactgatttaagtagcagtcagtttataagtgactttattgattcattttgtgttttgttattgttttcaaaaagtataacggaagtgcctcacaactgaagcggaaaccagtttgatgcgcaaagtagtccaatgtaagtaatattttttgacaaatgtccacagaaattaataattttctaatattaaagacgaatatctgaataggattcattatttgataagaaattataatcgtcgacatgtttttttttaaaatcgtacacgtgctgacacctaagttgtctcccgttgtttattagagttacctttcgtccggcgcagtaatacatttgcagtgaatcgccgagaagtcgtgggaaaattaaaaaccatgtaaataaactaaaattaaccactttttcaagatgaatttcaagtgatcgccattatgcatttaacccgcctgacctgtgtagcatcttagatatctgttctaaggtattcattgtgtagaatgtcatgttaagcgcttgcaatgctaatcccactctgattttttttgtttacatttttatcaatgagaaatatggcgtccatcccgagctgaaatgacgtggcgttaaatttttacatgtttaagcaaacctggtgtgttagaaagaaaatctcatcccttcaacattatttggaacactgttattgtaaaaaacctgttttttccttatacaaaagcttaatattttgtgttgaatgtactttcacaaagacctctgttttcctgttacattcatagtaccacatccttatccaaaaaatactgaatattacaggtgtccatcagtattatatcagtttaggaatatgttttttattttcccaccatcgatttcttgattatgcaccccttccgcatttctgtatgaactgtgaatgtagcaatatgcgtccccttaagataGTATATAGCACACATGTAGCATAAACTTACGTGTAGGTCCTTATTCAATTTATCATAAATAGGTATCCCTGGAGCAAATGTTATTTTTGGACCGCACACCTCGTTTTTCGATAACACATAGTCACCGTTgtcttttccgtacggaaaaagtGGCACTGAAATCAAATTCAAACCTTTCAATGAGATATAACGCTGCATTTACCAActgaaatgcatatttttgacacatAGCTATGATGTGCAGCTTAGAGTATCAAAGATAAAATTGGCAGACTATCAGATTCAAAAGAATTCTTTTAACTTAGACAAATTAACATTATCAATTATTTTGGTAAAACTACCGATGGATCTAATGAACGTTTGTTGAAGGCATAGAATACTAGGGATTTATGGCTACTTGAACATCACGTTTAGCATAAAATAGAACGTGTGCCATTAGTCATGAAAAACGTGCATCTTTTTTATAGAAGAAATACTAGAAAACACTTTTCCTGGTGACAGATCTAGAAAAGTTTATACCAGTACCCTATtaatatttcagacaaaatgtttcTCGTATGACTgctgtttttcaaggaattttaaaaCTGTCAGAGATATATCGCGTGAATAAAAATTGTTCAAGGTGGTGTAAAcagttttagaaaattaaattaGAGCTTTTTGTACTATATAGAACAGAAAGTGAACGTTGAAaaaagataaagttataaatCATTTGTACAATAAGATCTTATAAATAGATATCACTCACTGGCGTCACATGTGTCGGTTTCGTTATCATGTATTCCCGTTTTGCAAGCGCAGACTTCTTGATCACACACAGCTCCCTTAGTCGTACAGTATTCAGTACTTGAACAAGGTTCTCCAATTGAAGCTATACAAATTAATTAGCTTGATGgatatatatcaaacaaatgTAAAGAAATGTCAGGAATAAATATTACGAACGATTGATATGCTTAAACAATAATGTCTGAACTTTGTTTATTTCACatggtaaattactttttattttataacaaacaacatttgataaatgtatcaaaatatttcagcttTGTACcgaaaaaatgctttaaaatctAAACTTACCTAGTTATTATGACTTGATAATACGTTTGCAAAGTAACCTCATTATATATAACGACACAATTTATAAATATTGAACTTCTGAAATTTCATACGTTATTATTTATTCACtaattataaaaagatatttagaGAGCGAGTGCTTTCGCTGTTTCATCATAATATTAAAAAGTTCTTTTATCGCCGCTATGAATGATAACTTATAAACAAGGGAAAAGTCCATAActtatgttttgtaaaaacgtgtAAAAACGAACAAAATATCGGTAAGTACAAATGCAAAGACTTGCAGTAATACATTTGGAATGAGAAAATTCAGGCAAATATGTGTGATAATGATTTTGTTAAATACCTTTGTCTACACACTGCGGTGGGAAACCACTCCATTTTCCGTTACTTTGACAAAATATCGTTCTCTCACCAACCAGAATTGTGTCGGATGGACAGCTAAATCTGATGGTAGCATTGTATTTAGTTCCCTCATCGTGGTTCCAGAAATCATTAAAAGGGTAGTTCAACGG
The genomic region above belongs to Mercenaria mercenaria strain notata chromosome 12, MADL_Memer_1, whole genome shotgun sequence and contains:
- the LOC123534623 gene encoding mucin-like protein, with amino-acid sequence MGAVKSFETSFVLLATWDSMKPLGIEYDKDKTSTFQAVLASDGSSTFTLFIYGQGLMQWRYKGGSPHIWVGYTINSLQLYTHPFSFSEQILSLDVLKQSIPGSFDGVAGLVFKHLTKDGESNPNFAVDCIKWYNKNRKEKESTRIIASRLPQCPCDIWLSRYDPWFWNIQRQSKNPYTCVDMFPGQMYQPYGKSCCYDLSTWSWISHRPVAGGFYRYHPQKFLPEHFEHDVIPKQKCCELSKYCDLYYELHPTGACYKQSSYDFGAFWGDPHFRTLDGMNFTFNGLGEYTLLQLDTDNVTFELQARTERAKKKNGELSYATVFCAFAAKDSSNASVHVELNNAQNGISLYGNYLDLTSKFRNHTNTEHPWTYTSDEGNLIISKRDGALNVHFPLSDISLNISVSVEMLSLITTVAKKWHNMTTGLLGNYDENPENDFIMPNRTVLNANISEREIFAYGKTWKINPNNSAFIYNEGHTHFDYHNETYVPRFLDEVDSSKVLEAQNACNGSRNIECIFDFVFTEKPEIAENSNRIKGHTESIRNHMDETVPTLTGCDTVNITIGQNVTCSVTLEEGNNIHFIDNNSSAEYDKESSTVTYFQQDDSPVNLRFSARNINGRSSPSFIISILLCTGCNGHGRCSAIPREDPRETEYFKYATCICDPEYGGLDCENEFEACSTNPCSLGRNCTNIPAEERRVIGRTYRCGTCPPGFTSIATDNDTSEECLDVDECLTGLCEHNCTNNEGSYKCTCRAGYRVDSRNSNHCRDINECDEALHNCSQICNNTEGGFTCECHPGFHFETSVWSCLTSAGSKCTNNEEENCSKKNSHCTKKEGHATCFCKAGFEWNEANTACEDINECKRNVCPQNCINTVGSFKCECFIGYQLQDATTCKPCDIQYWGKNCSNECDCTGQGAIKCDPTKGCICAKGWEGDGCNDDINECEFVGDICKDSRKICVNNLGSYRCNCRNGYLETSNGKCEDVNECSYPLMNGCMQECTNTVGGYTCDCFDGFTRHNKTHCTDIDECYLGIAKCEQVCKNSPGLYSCYCHFGYTLNDDRTSCSKISDPCKVISNLDCSHYCVVEGNKATCRCRKGYVLGTDGETCIQISSRGKPTFRFSSKEKSCIARNSSEYCLILTRSTDCYSFITLAEFRRVTPRNYLTELRVEILQVTL